From Flavobacterium lipolyticum, one genomic window encodes:
- a CDS encoding SusC/RagA family TonB-linked outer membrane protein, with the protein MIIKSIEEQSDFRIIYNARKIDTDQLADITVQNASLETTLTQLFSGKNISFYIQNKQVLLTSAAPPVNSSERNAPETERFISGTVYNSKDKQPLPGATIRIKGTGMGAITDFNGKFVYELKGNNINDKVLEAGFLGMETQSQKVEDKKQFVFYLQETTDELNPVVITSSYGTTKLKEEIVGSISTLNAKDIAVEQASESFDKMITGQVAGVLVENTSGVGGPVKINIRGQGTLSSLTGAITGTSSQPLIIVDGVVMSEEFAIDSNDFDGSGDTVERLANPLMKIAPENIETISVLKDAAAVGIYGADGANGVILITTKKGKKGKTQFGFSNQLGISSAINRIKYLNGEQFTELRNEFQKNTTTNYTPVAYNGINTDWFEILNRSGIYNKYNFNVSGSTSKFSYRTNISYLKIEEPQRGNDTKQLNAGINLGYNSGKWSANLMLNPSYVQINAPNIFASFAYLPTLAAYNPDGSYADLGVNGITRGNPLAAIEQNKNQAETFGLLGSLNLSYELSKAVKFSTLFGIDYTDKEQDRYFSAANESGQLGGTFTLDEVLYPAWGRRLLNQRNSTKWNWQGQVLFNKQWNENHEIDGVAGFELSEDKADFNYKSGAGFVNPNPVNKISEANNQTYRSEISYNSRVSFLSQVNYNFKKRYYILANLRRDESSVFGDDTNVALNGGAGLSWIASNENFLQSNSWIDFLKFKVSYGSTGNSRIGSYRAKGLYNIGQNNYNGYSGATTGDAPNGHLSWEKNTKFNVGFDFNIFKRVELTLEYYYDHKSDLITTREIPTETGYNSVQLNASGMYNKGFELTTRIKWIKSEPFKWTTTFNIATVDSKVTSLKGLGSDYAVGNIALAQKVGYSTTTLWGVKWVGVDPATGRDLVEKSGQVYDVKTYNEGHTVADWVPIGDKQADAYGGFYNNFTFYNNLSLSVRGDFQLGGDVFISDVYIDKYSNTFNRNLSVNAVDHWRNPGDIVSQPAVTTAPVIPNLSKYVYDGTYVRISNINLSYKVPLKNSFLDTLSVFADASNVAYWYKAKSPKGMNGIREYSFIYPQARTISLGVNAKF; encoded by the coding sequence TTGATTATTAAATCAATCGAAGAGCAAAGTGATTTTAGGATTATTTATAATGCCCGAAAAATTGATACGGATCAACTGGCTGACATTACAGTGCAGAATGCCTCTTTAGAAACGACTTTAACGCAGTTATTTTCCGGAAAAAACATTTCGTTTTACATCCAAAATAAGCAGGTTTTATTGACGAGTGCCGCTCCTCCAGTTAATTCTTCGGAAAGAAATGCACCAGAAACAGAAAGATTTATAAGTGGAACCGTTTATAATTCCAAAGACAAGCAACCTCTTCCGGGTGCAACAATCCGTATAAAAGGCACCGGCATGGGCGCTATCACAGATTTTAACGGAAAATTTGTCTATGAATTAAAAGGAAACAATATCAATGATAAGGTGCTTGAAGCTGGTTTCTTAGGAATGGAAACCCAATCGCAAAAAGTCGAAGACAAAAAACAGTTTGTATTTTATCTTCAGGAAACTACAGATGAATTAAATCCGGTCGTAATCACTTCATCTTACGGAACTACTAAACTAAAAGAAGAAATTGTTGGAAGTATTTCGACTTTAAATGCTAAAGATATAGCAGTAGAACAGGCTTCTGAGAGTTTCGATAAAATGATTACAGGTCAGGTTGCCGGTGTATTGGTCGAAAACACTTCCGGTGTTGGAGGCCCGGTCAAAATTAACATTCGCGGACAGGGAACTCTATCTTCTTTAACCGGAGCAATAACCGGAACTTCTTCACAGCCCTTAATTATTGTCGATGGTGTTGTGATGAGTGAAGAATTTGCGATTGACAGTAATGATTTTGATGGAAGCGGTGATACTGTTGAACGTTTAGCCAATCCGTTAATGAAAATTGCTCCTGAAAATATCGAAACGATTTCGGTCTTAAAAGATGCCGCCGCTGTAGGCATTTATGGTGCTGACGGGGCAAATGGTGTTATTTTGATTACAACTAAAAAAGGAAAAAAAGGAAAAACACAATTTGGTTTCTCTAATCAGCTTGGAATTTCATCTGCCATCAACCGAATTAAATATCTAAACGGTGAGCAATTTACCGAGCTTAGAAATGAGTTTCAAAAAAATACTACCACAAATTATACTCCTGTTGCTTACAATGGTATCAATACCGATTGGTTTGAGATTTTAAACCGATCCGGAATATACAATAAGTACAATTTTAATGTTTCGGGTTCAACTTCAAAGTTTTCATATCGCACGAACATTAGTTATTTAAAGATCGAAGAACCTCAAAGGGGTAACGATACCAAACAATTAAATGCAGGAATCAATTTAGGCTACAATTCAGGTAAATGGAGTGCTAATCTGATGTTAAACCCTAGTTACGTGCAAATAAACGCTCCCAATATTTTTGCCAGTTTTGCTTACCTGCCTACCCTTGCGGCTTATAATCCGGACGGTTCCTATGCTGATTTAGGGGTAAACGGTATCACCAGAGGAAATCCGCTTGCTGCGATAGAACAAAATAAAAATCAAGCAGAAACATTTGGGCTTTTGGGAAGTTTAAATTTATCTTATGAACTAAGCAAAGCCGTAAAATTTTCTACCCTTTTTGGAATTGATTATACAGATAAAGAGCAGGATCGTTATTTTTCTGCTGCAAACGAAAGTGGTCAGCTTGGAGGGACCTTTACACTTGACGAAGTTTTATATCCGGCATGGGGACGACGTCTTCTAAATCAGCGAAATTCGACTAAATGGAACTGGCAAGGACAAGTTTTATTCAACAAACAATGGAATGAAAATCATGAAATCGATGGTGTTGCAGGTTTTGAATTGTCAGAGGATAAAGCAGATTTTAATTATAAATCAGGTGCAGGATTTGTTAACCCTAATCCAGTTAATAAAATTTCAGAGGCCAATAATCAGACTTACAGAAGTGAAATCAGTTACAATTCCAGAGTTTCATTCTTATCTCAGGTCAATTATAACTTCAAAAAACGCTACTACATTCTAGCCAATTTAAGACGTGACGAAAGTTCTGTTTTTGGCGATGATACAAACGTTGCTTTAAACGGAGGTGCAGGATTAAGCTGGATTGCCAGTAACGAAAATTTCTTACAGTCCAATTCATGGATTGATTTCCTGAAGTTTAAAGTGAGTTATGGCTCAACAGGAAACTCAAGAATTGGTTCTTACAGAGCTAAAGGTTTATACAACATTGGTCAAAACAATTATAACGGTTACAGCGGAGCCACTACCGGTGACGCGCCAAACGGTCACTTAAGCTGGGAAAAAAACACGAAGTTTAATGTTGGATTTGACTTTAATATTTTTAAAAGAGTTGAACTGACTCTTGAATATTACTATGACCATAAAAGTGATTTAATTACAACGAGGGAGATCCCAACAGAGACAGGATATAATTCTGTACAATTAAATGCTTCAGGCATGTATAATAAAGGTTTTGAACTTACTACAAGAATTAAATGGATAAAAAGCGAACCTTTTAAATGGACTACCACATTCAATATTGCTACCGTAGACAGTAAAGTAACTTCATTAAAAGGTTTAGGAAGCGATTATGCAGTAGGAAATATTGCATTGGCTCAAAAAGTAGGTTACAGTACAACCACTTTATGGGGCGTAAAATGGGTGGGTGTTGATCCCGCAACAGGACGTGATCTTGTCGAAAAAAGCGGACAAGTATACGATGTTAAAACTTACAATGAAGGTCATACGGTTGCAGACTGGGTACCCATTGGGGACAAACAGGCGGATGCCTACGGTGGTTTTTACAACAATTTTACCTTTTATAATAATCTGTCTTTATCTGTTAGGGGAGATTTTCAACTTGGAGGCGATGTTTTCATTTCTGATGTGTATATCGATAAATATTCTAATACTTTTAATCGAAATCTATCTGTAAACGCTGTAGATCACTGGAGAAATCCGGGTGATATTGTTTCGCAGCCTGCCGTGACCACTGCTCCTGTCATTCCAAACTTAAGCAAATATGTTTATGATGGAACTTATGTGAGAATCAGCAATATCAATCTAAGTTACAAAGTACCGCTAAAAAATAGTTTTCTGGATACGCTTTCTGTTTTTGCAGATGCTTCTAATGTAGCGTATTGGTACAAAGCAAAAAGTCCGAAAGGAATGAACGGAATACGAGAGTACAGTTTTATCTATCCACAGGCAAGAACAATCTCTCTTGGAGTTAACGCAAAATTTTAA
- a CDS encoding ArsR/SmtB family transcription factor: MGASKTEHFTDKQNQIATIAKALGHPARIAIIEYLLKVNECICGDIVNELPLAQPTVSQHLKELKNAGLIKGNIEGNAICYCINEETFDILKTYFSAIIAVTKNQKCC, translated from the coding sequence ATGGGAGCTTCTAAAACGGAACATTTTACCGACAAACAAAATCAGATCGCCACTATAGCCAAAGCACTGGGACATCCGGCCAGAATTGCTATAATTGAATATCTGTTAAAAGTAAACGAATGTATTTGCGGGGATATCGTAAATGAGTTACCTCTGGCACAGCCTACCGTTTCGCAACACCTCAAAGAACTAAAAAATGCAGGACTTATCAAGGGAAACATTGAAGGAAACGCCATCTGTTACTGCATCAACGAAGAAACTTTTGATATTCTAAAGACCTATTTTTCCGCTATTATTGCGGTCACAAAAAATCAAAAGTGCTGTTAA
- a CDS encoding FecR family protein has protein sequence MTSELIYKYLSNEASEREVQTLFDWIDASEENKKYFIQVKKTWALAALSETVSNDSAAVISIQPKRKAIQYFKYAAVFLVLFGLGKLAFDFSQPSKTASKEIVLEWADGRTEIMEKDKPTVLVLDGNKNLIAKKFPNHIIYFGKVEDQKVVYNTLKVPYGKRFILTLSDGTVVSLNSGTSLRYPEQFGTNGKRNVYLTGEAFFEVAKDKEHPFIVNANQVDIEVLGTKFNISAYPETPTVNSTLVEGSIQMYETENKQNLVLLKPNQMATWQNNTKKITTKAIDPTFYTAWTKGELAFKDTPFSTIAKIIQRTYDVEIINENSDLAKQNFTGTIKISESSVENILELLKRDTPFNYSIKQNTITITNLR, from the coding sequence ATGACATCGGAACTCATTTACAAATACCTTTCTAATGAAGCCTCGGAACGAGAAGTTCAGACTCTCTTTGACTGGATTGATGCCTCAGAAGAAAACAAGAAGTATTTTATTCAAGTAAAGAAAACCTGGGCTTTAGCTGCTCTTTCCGAAACTGTTTCCAACGATTCAGCAGCTGTTATTTCTATTCAGCCAAAAAGGAAAGCGATTCAGTACTTCAAATATGCCGCTGTATTTTTGGTTTTATTCGGATTAGGGAAACTGGCTTTCGATTTTAGCCAACCATCGAAAACCGCTTCAAAAGAAATTGTTTTAGAATGGGCAGATGGCCGTACAGAGATAATGGAAAAAGACAAACCAACTGTTTTAGTACTTGATGGCAATAAAAACCTGATTGCTAAAAAATTTCCAAACCACATTATTTATTTCGGAAAAGTCGAAGACCAAAAAGTAGTCTATAATACGCTTAAAGTTCCATATGGAAAAAGATTCATACTTACCCTTTCCGACGGAACGGTTGTCAGTTTAAATTCAGGAACAAGCTTACGTTATCCCGAGCAATTTGGTACAAACGGAAAAAGAAATGTGTATTTAACCGGTGAAGCGTTTTTTGAAGTTGCTAAAGACAAAGAACATCCGTTTATTGTAAACGCCAACCAAGTGGATATTGAAGTTCTCGGAACCAAATTCAACATAAGTGCTTATCCTGAAACTCCAACAGTAAATAGTACATTGGTTGAAGGAAGCATTCAGATGTATGAAACAGAAAACAAACAAAATCTGGTTCTGCTAAAGCCTAATCAAATGGCAACGTGGCAAAACAACACCAAAAAAATAACAACAAAAGCAATTGACCCTACCTTTTACACCGCCTGGACAAAAGGAGAGCTTGCTTTTAAAGATACCCCATTCTCTACAATTGCTAAAATAATTCAGCGTACCTACGATGTCGAAATTATCAATGAAAATTCTGATTTGGCCAAACAGAATTTCACCGGTACGATTAAAATTAGCGAATCCAGTGTCGAAAACATTTTAGAGCTTCTAAAACGTGACACTCCTTTTAATTATTCTATTAAACAAAATACGATTACCATTACCAATCTTCGATAA
- a CDS encoding RagB/SusD family nutrient uptake outer membrane protein, giving the protein MNYSKYITLFFLIFSLQSCSDFLEQEPGTKTSIDELLQNKQGVLTALTGLYTELEANVRGERFAIYADLQGGNIKFTPTASGTNKGQIVPAGNLAQLYSFDDLAQTSNFQSFYDGSYDIINQANLILEYTPALKDATEEEKKQIMAEAMTIRAYAHFLVAIVYSQDYKFTADASHLGIVYNTKSIKRGIQYPARETAATTYGLIIADLKEAIPNYSNLVLKGPEYSYFSRYSAKALLARVYLQKNDWTNAYETANDVITNSGVKLVPKENYLTEWAKTDLPVSEILLEFSIPKDSEGTVGASMASYFGYTSATNFGKYVASNDIANLYENSDLRKQLFLTQPLSTLVNGVLSPVNYNFTKKFQNNAGYVAFRLSEMYLIRAEAALETSKADIAMADINTIRARANTTLLTSTVNLKENILLERRKELCFEGHLFFDLIRNHKNISRNDGCISTSCGMTYPSSKFVLPIPTFNTNANPNLKQNESY; this is encoded by the coding sequence ATGAACTATTCAAAATACATCACATTATTCTTCCTGATCTTCTCCTTACAAAGTTGCAGTGACTTTTTGGAACAAGAGCCCGGAACAAAAACTTCTATTGATGAGCTTTTGCAAAACAAACAGGGAGTGCTAACAGCATTAACAGGACTTTATACTGAACTTGAAGCCAATGTTAGAGGCGAACGTTTTGCTATTTATGCTGATTTGCAGGGAGGAAATATAAAATTTACACCAACAGCTTCCGGTACCAATAAAGGACAAATCGTACCGGCCGGAAATCTTGCACAGCTATATTCTTTTGATGATTTGGCACAGACCAGTAATTTCCAAAGCTTTTATGACGGAAGTTACGATATAATCAATCAGGCCAACTTGATTTTAGAATATACTCCTGCTCTAAAAGATGCTACCGAAGAAGAAAAAAAACAAATTATGGCCGAGGCTATGACCATAAGAGCTTATGCCCATTTTCTGGTAGCAATTGTTTACAGTCAGGATTACAAATTTACTGCTGACGCTTCGCATTTGGGAATCGTTTACAACACCAAATCAATCAAAAGGGGAATACAATACCCTGCCAGAGAAACTGCTGCAACGACATACGGTTTAATCATAGCTGATTTAAAGGAGGCAATCCCCAATTATTCGAATTTGGTTCTTAAAGGTCCTGAATACTCTTATTTTAGTCGTTACAGTGCAAAAGCCTTATTGGCCCGAGTTTATCTGCAGAAAAATGATTGGACAAATGCCTACGAAACCGCAAATGATGTCATTACAAATTCGGGAGTAAAATTAGTTCCAAAAGAAAACTACCTTACGGAATGGGCAAAAACCGATCTTCCTGTATCTGAAATTTTATTAGAGTTTTCGATTCCAAAAGATTCTGAAGGTACTGTCGGAGCCTCTATGGCAAGTTATTTCGGATATACTTCAGCAACTAATTTCGGTAAATATGTGGCTTCAAATGATATTGCTAACCTTTATGAAAACAGCGATTTAAGAAAACAATTATTCTTAACACAACCTCTTTCAACTTTAGTAAACGGCGTACTTAGTCCGGTGAATTACAACTTCACTAAAAAATTCCAAAATAATGCCGGTTATGTAGCTTTCAGACTTAGTGAAATGTACCTCATTCGTGCAGAAGCAGCTTTAGAAACCAGCAAAGCAGATATTGCTATGGCTGATATCAATACGATAAGAGCTCGTGCAAATACTACTTTATTAACCAGCACAGTCAATCTGAAAGAGAATATCCTGTTAGAAAGAAGAAAAGAGCTTTGTTTTGAAGGACATTTATTTTTCGACCTTATACGCAATCACAAAAATATTTCCAGAAATGACGGCTGTATTTCAACCAGCTGTGGTATGACCTACCCTTCTTCAAAGTTTGTATTACCGATTCCGACATTCAACACTAATGCTAACCCTAATTTAAAACAAAATGAATCGTATTAA
- a CDS encoding DUF6428 family protein, which yields MKLSDIKKILPTLENVAFQLENGTFVPEHFHVTEVGMITKDFMDCGGLIRHEKSINFQLWNADDHEHRLKPGKLLHIIKLSEEKLNIEDLDIEVEYQNETIGRYDLEFNGNHFVLKSKVTACLAQDACGIPSPSGFIELNKDKTNSCSPNSGCC from the coding sequence ATGAAACTATCAGACATTAAAAAAATACTCCCTACTCTCGAAAACGTAGCATTTCAATTGGAAAACGGAACTTTTGTTCCTGAACACTTTCACGTTACCGAAGTGGGAATGATCACTAAAGATTTTATGGATTGCGGAGGCCTAATCCGTCACGAAAAAAGTATCAACTTTCAGCTTTGGAATGCAGACGATCATGAACATCGACTAAAACCCGGCAAACTTTTACACATCATTAAACTCTCAGAAGAAAAACTAAATATTGAAGACCTGGATATCGAAGTTGAATATCAAAATGAAACTATCGGAAGGTATGATTTAGAGTTTAATGGCAATCATTTTGTATTGAAAAGTAAAGTTACAGCCTGTCTGGCACAAGATGCCTGTGGAATTCCGTCACCATCCGGCTTTATCGAATTAAATAAGGACAAAACAAACTCCTGTTCTCCAAACTCGGGCTGCTGCTAA
- a CDS encoding VOC family protein, which translates to MKLKHLQIQTNNIQETATFYQDVLHLSILEKKSNSVTIQVGESVLQFIENLQFNSIYHFAFNIPQNKLQEAIQWVTNKVDLIVIEDATVIANFENWNANAVYFYDNNGNILEFIVRYDLNNAQTEPFSSLSILNISEIGIVNENPLVLANQLITQHGLEFFSKNDNSELFAAVGDDQGLLIMVRPNRNWYPTQIPSTSNTTEIYIENKGTQIELKF; encoded by the coding sequence ATGAAATTAAAACACCTTCAGATTCAAACCAACAATATTCAGGAAACAGCAACATTCTACCAAGACGTACTTCATCTTTCAATTCTGGAAAAAAAATCCAATTCGGTTACGATTCAGGTAGGTGAATCGGTTTTACAGTTTATCGAAAATCTTCAATTCAACTCTATCTATCATTTTGCTTTTAATATTCCTCAAAACAAGCTGCAAGAGGCTATTCAGTGGGTCACAAACAAAGTGGATTTAATTGTTATTGAAGATGCTACTGTTATCGCCAATTTTGAGAACTGGAATGCCAATGCTGTATACTTTTATGACAACAATGGTAATATACTGGAATTCATCGTCCGATATGACCTCAACAATGCTCAAACGGAACCCTTTAGTTCTCTATCCATACTCAACATCAGTGAAATCGGAATTGTCAATGAGAATCCTTTGGTCCTCGCTAACCAACTCATAACCCAGCACGGTTTAGAGTTCTTTAGCAAAAACGACAATAGCGAGCTCTTCGCTGCCGTTGGAGATGATCAAGGTTTGCTGATTATGGTACGCCCCAATCGAAACTGGTATCCTACTCAAATACCTTCTACAAGCAATACAACCGAAATTTACATAGAAAATAAGGGAACTCAGATTGAATTGAAGTTTTAA
- a CDS encoding RNA polymerase sigma-70 factor, whose protein sequence is MNHNNSFELNLFESFKEGDETAFTYFYDKYFRRIQSFSIQFIYDKDEAENLAQEAFLNLWQNRKDIESLNGIPSYLYTYAKSKCLNMIRHNKVKDKFKNDLLNQKERELDVEILNSVQFDTLELTELERLIQESISDLPPKTRAVFIKKRFENKKNAEIAEEMQVTLKAVEAHMTKALKILKTKLSDYLFLIFILIYNN, encoded by the coding sequence ATGAACCATAATAACAGTTTCGAATTAAATCTTTTTGAATCTTTCAAAGAAGGAGACGAAACTGCCTTTACGTACTTCTACGACAAATACTTCCGTCGCATTCAATCTTTTAGCATTCAGTTTATTTATGACAAAGACGAAGCCGAAAATCTGGCTCAGGAAGCTTTCCTCAATCTTTGGCAAAACAGAAAAGATATTGAATCACTAAACGGAATTCCCTCCTACCTGTATACGTACGCCAAATCAAAATGTCTCAACATGATCCGACACAATAAAGTGAAGGATAAATTTAAAAACGACCTTCTGAACCAAAAGGAAAGAGAACTGGATGTCGAAATCTTAAATTCGGTACAATTTGATACTTTAGAATTAACCGAATTAGAGCGTTTAATTCAGGAATCGATAAGTGACTTACCTCCAAAAACCAGAGCCGTTTTTATAAAAAAACGTTTCGAGAATAAAAAAAATGCCGAAATAGCCGAAGAAATGCAAGTGACTTTAAAAGCTGTTGAAGCCCACATGACCAAGGCTTTGAAGATTTTGAAGACCAAATTATCCGATTATTTGTTTCTGATTTTTATCCTTATTTATAATAATTAA
- a CDS encoding cytochrome-c peroxidase, with protein MKKLLFPLLFLLSLTAYKTAEDPDYIDIQELRKLYSSGNPSSWPAAELDKSIDKTTFQDIGVLSAVPYPEYNPYSKEKESLGKILFFDPRLSTSGQIACASCHNPELGWTDNLTRSFGHDRQTGKRNSMTILNSAYAKTLFWDGRASSLEDQAQFPIADPLEMNEKLTIAVDKIAKIKGYNELFTAAFGDKKVSLQRIQYAIATFERSINSPKSKFDQFVSGKSDAYTDSQVKGLHLFRTKAQCINCHNTPYFSDNQFHNDGQTLFGTKNEDFGRYNVTKDVKDIGKFRTPTLREVVNTKPWMHHGHFPSLLDVVELYNLGNPSPVQKKYLGTARDSLIPKSDPLLKKLNLNKEEITDLLAFIETLSTPTRRTIIPTLPK; from the coding sequence TTGAAAAAACTACTCTTCCCACTCCTGTTCCTGCTGAGTCTGACGGCTTATAAAACAGCTGAAGATCCTGATTATATAGACATTCAGGAATTACGAAAACTATATTCCAGCGGAAATCCTTCTTCCTGGCCTGCAGCGGAATTGGATAAAAGTATCGACAAAACCACCTTTCAGGATATTGGAGTTCTTTCTGCAGTTCCGTATCCTGAGTACAATCCGTACTCCAAAGAAAAAGAAAGTCTGGGTAAGATATTGTTTTTTGATCCCAGATTGTCAACGAGTGGACAAATTGCCTGCGCTTCCTGCCATAATCCCGAATTAGGCTGGACAGACAATTTAACACGTTCCTTTGGTCACGATCGCCAAACAGGAAAACGCAACTCCATGACGATTTTAAACTCGGCGTATGCCAAAACTTTATTCTGGGACGGACGCGCTTCCAGTTTGGAAGATCAGGCACAGTTCCCGATTGCTGACCCTCTCGAAATGAACGAAAAACTGACCATTGCCGTTGATAAAATTGCCAAAATTAAAGGTTATAACGAACTTTTCACCGCTGCATTTGGCGATAAAAAGGTATCACTTCAACGTATTCAGTATGCCATTGCAACGTTCGAACGATCGATCAACAGCCCTAAAAGCAAATTTGATCAGTTTGTAAGTGGAAAATCAGATGCCTATACTGATTCTCAGGTAAAAGGACTGCATTTGTTCCGAACCAAAGCGCAATGTATCAATTGTCATAATACACCTTATTTTAGCGACAATCAGTTTCATAATGACGGACAGACTTTATTTGGAACTAAAAATGAAGATTTTGGACGTTATAATGTGACCAAAGATGTAAAAGACATCGGTAAATTCAGAACGCCAACGCTTCGTGAAGTGGTCAATACTAAACCCTGGATGCATCACGGACATTTTCCTTCTCTATTGGATGTTGTAGAATTATACAATTTAGGAAACCCCTCGCCTGTTCAGAAAAAATATTTAGGAACAGCCCGCGATTCATTGATTCCCAAATCGGACCCGTTACTAAAAAAATTAAATCTCAATAAAGAAGAAATTACAGATCTCCTGGCTTTTATCGAAACCCTAAGCACTCCAACCAGAAGAACTATAATTCCAACATTACCCAAATAA
- a CDS encoding arsenate reductase ArsC, protein MTKNILVLCTGNSCRSQIAEGYLRHFLGNKAHVYSAGIETHGVNPRAIATMKEDGIDISGHTSNHIDEYQNIVFDVVLTVCDHAKEQCPFFPSNALKLHHNFPDPAKAAGSEEEIIQEFCTVRQMIKAYCSAFAKTINTDY, encoded by the coding sequence ATGACAAAAAATATTCTGGTGCTCTGTACAGGAAATAGCTGCCGAAGCCAGATCGCCGAAGGTTATTTACGCCACTTCCTGGGCAACAAAGCCCACGTTTACAGCGCCGGTATTGAAACGCACGGGGTAAATCCAAGAGCCATTGCGACGATGAAAGAAGATGGAATCGATATTTCCGGACACACTTCTAATCACATTGACGAGTATCAAAACATTGTTTTTGATGTTGTACTTACGGTCTGTGATCATGCTAAAGAGCAATGCCCTTTCTTTCCTTCAAACGCATTAAAGTTACATCACAATTTTCCGGACCCGGCTAAGGCAGCAGGATCTGAAGAAGAGATTATACAGGAATTCTGTACCGTGAGACAAATGATCAAAGCATATTGCAGTGCATTCGCAAAAACAATCAACACAGATTATTAA